One Natrinema halophilum genomic window carries:
- a CDS encoding bifunctional DNA primase/polymerase has product MVVGVTECFRCGTTEELERFGNAYICADCTPGGDDTTGDDRFDTTGEHENPIDVSDVTDAKRADMLSEYLERFVDEFGSIPQLMPLDDEGKAPIIKGRAKLDSPVGRSFLVDGQEAVRQIREEGARGFAIYAGKADHGTEDAVFIDHDDDSFPTPTADPTLEMLSGSGRGNHETYRNSGDVQNARVDDNVGEIRAENRYVVAPGSVHPTGGVYHLVENRDIATLADKDLNHSMRPASSRRDRDGDSGPTTIDLKDEGDPPDDDTVQKRLERAFQNSHDGNRIRKVYNGRYRAAGFDDRSSAEIWLANRLDSWVGRGNRAVVERLIDRSNLQKWPERPDRSYRASVLSEVGYQDWYYDPEQSGDDEYGRDENLPELLDAAFQEDKNDINSRAMSTLPSASLTRSLHTSASAWLGNEALIGPAPTPLATVSGTPSKK; this is encoded by the coding sequence ATGGTGGTCGGCGTGACGGAGTGCTTCCGCTGTGGCACGACCGAGGAACTTGAGCGCTTCGGCAATGCCTACATCTGCGCTGACTGCACTCCGGGGGGCGACGACACCACTGGCGACGACCGATTCGACACGACTGGCGAGCACGAGAACCCCATCGACGTTTCAGACGTGACCGATGCCAAGCGCGCCGATATGCTCAGCGAGTACCTAGAGCGATTCGTCGACGAGTTTGGCAGCATCCCGCAGCTCATGCCCCTGGATGACGAGGGGAAGGCGCCCATTATCAAGGGCCGCGCCAAGCTCGACAGCCCTGTGGGGAGATCGTTCCTCGTCGACGGCCAGGAGGCCGTCCGCCAGATCCGCGAGGAAGGCGCCCGCGGCTTCGCTATCTACGCCGGCAAGGCTGACCACGGTACCGAAGACGCCGTCTTCATCGACCACGACGACGATAGCTTCCCGACGCCGACCGCCGATCCGACGCTCGAAATGCTCTCGGGCTCCGGTCGAGGCAACCACGAGACTTATCGGAACTCCGGCGATGTCCAGAACGCCCGCGTCGACGACAACGTCGGTGAGATTCGTGCCGAGAACAGGTATGTCGTCGCGCCTGGATCCGTGCATCCGACCGGGGGCGTCTACCATCTCGTTGAGAACCGCGACATCGCAACCCTTGCCGACAAGGACCTAAACCATTCGATGCGCCCAGCGTCCAGTCGTCGCGATAGGGACGGCGACAGTGGCCCGACGACCATCGACCTCAAGGATGAGGGTGACCCCCCTGACGACGACACTGTCCAGAAGCGTCTTGAGCGCGCGTTCCAGAACAGTCATGACGGTAATCGTATCAGGAAGGTCTATAATGGCCGGTATCGGGCCGCCGGCTTCGACGACCGGTCGTCCGCAGAGATCTGGCTTGCGAACCGCCTGGACTCGTGGGTCGGTCGGGGTAACCGCGCGGTCGTTGAGCGGCTGATAGACCGTTCGAACCTGCAGAAGTGGCCCGAACGACCCGACCGAAGTTATCGCGCTTCGGTGCTTTCGGAGGTCGGTTACCAAGATTGGTACTACGATCCCGAGCAAAGCGGCGACGACGAATACGGCCGTGACGAAAACCTTCCCGAACTGCTTGATGCTGCCTTTCAGGAGGACAAGAACGACATCAACAGTCGTGCGATGTCGACGCTTCCATCGGCCAGCTTGACGCGCTCGCTCCACACGAGCGCAAGCGCGTGGCTCGGAAACGAGGCCTTGATTGGCCCAGCACCGACGCCGCTCGCGACCGTCTCCGGGACACCATCCAAGAAGTAA
- a CDS encoding site-specific integrase, which produces MTANPGKSIKRLRKRIDEAEDMSQDDAEALRRMSDTIRILGPSKYSDFAHEKYLMRAVKMAQEVGGLADALEDRAAAEQFVAWINTEKADSPETNKDYRVTLRQFGKLASDDDDVDEIPESIEWVPGGYPNNYDPAPDPGEMLRWEQDILPMINACSNLRDRALIAFAWDLGPRPFELFDLTPKQISDHKYGLQVTVDGKTGRRSPVLIPSVPYVNRWLEVHPGSGSDPLWCNLNSGDSISNNRIRDILKEKARKADVDRPVTPSYFRKSSASHLASQGISQAHLEDHHGWTRGSDIAARYVSVFADANDREIAKAHGIDVQEDEHEDLAPLVCPRCDRETPRENEVCVWCGQALSQRAIDQDNELERRWMETAGAVAEIEDLSLDEVMEAKDAVDENAALRQLLLEDD; this is translated from the coding sequence ATGACCGCGAACCCGGGAAAGTCGATCAAACGCCTCCGAAAGCGGATCGACGAGGCCGAGGACATGAGCCAGGACGATGCCGAAGCGCTCCGACGGATGTCGGATACGATTCGTATCCTCGGACCGTCGAAGTACTCTGATTTCGCTCACGAGAAGTACCTCATGCGAGCCGTAAAGATGGCCCAGGAAGTCGGCGGGCTCGCAGACGCCCTCGAGGACCGCGCGGCGGCTGAACAGTTCGTCGCTTGGATCAATACAGAGAAGGCCGACTCGCCAGAGACTAACAAGGACTATCGCGTCACCCTTCGCCAGTTCGGCAAACTCGCCAGCGACGATGACGACGTCGACGAAATTCCCGAGAGCATCGAATGGGTCCCTGGTGGCTATCCCAACAACTACGATCCGGCGCCGGATCCCGGAGAGATGCTCCGATGGGAACAAGACATCCTCCCGATGATCAACGCCTGTTCGAATCTTCGCGATCGCGCCCTCATCGCCTTCGCATGGGATCTCGGACCGCGTCCGTTCGAGCTGTTCGATCTGACACCGAAGCAAATCTCTGACCACAAATACGGCCTCCAGGTTACCGTCGACGGGAAGACAGGCCGGCGATCGCCCGTCCTCATCCCGTCGGTCCCCTACGTCAACCGGTGGCTCGAGGTCCATCCCGGTAGTGGAAGCGATCCGCTCTGGTGTAATCTCAACTCTGGCGACTCGATCTCGAACAATCGAATCCGAGACATCTTGAAAGAGAAGGCGCGAAAGGCTGACGTCGACCGACCCGTCACGCCCTCGTACTTCCGAAAATCCTCGGCGTCGCATCTCGCGAGTCAAGGAATCTCCCAGGCACACCTCGAGGACCATCACGGCTGGACCCGTGGGTCGGACATTGCTGCCCGCTACGTCTCGGTCTTCGCCGATGCGAACGATCGAGAGATCGCGAAGGCGCATGGGATCGACGTCCAGGAGGACGAACACGAGGACCTCGCACCGCTGGTCTGCCCTCGATGCGATCGAGAGACGCCCCGTGAAAACGAGGTCTGTGTCTGGTGCGGCCAGGCTCTCTCCCAGCGGGCGATCGACCAAGATAACGAGCTCGAGCGCCGATGGATGGAGACGGCTGGCGCGGTGGCCGAGATTGAGGACCTCTCGCTTGATGAGGTCATGGAGGCGAAGGACGCCGTCGACGAGAACGCAGCCCTTCGGCAACTGCTCCTCGAAGACGACTGA
- a CDS encoding CopG family ribbon-helix-helix protein — translation MAETSIYLDEDLKADLDEIAHERSSPGNRVSRSAIIQEAAQEYVDRHRSEEDLGEGDSPGEATAQN, via the coding sequence ATGGCAGAGACGAGCATTTACCTCGACGAGGATTTGAAGGCCGACCTCGACGAGATCGCTCACGAGCGAAGTTCTCCGGGAAACCGGGTAAGCCGCTCCGCGATCATCCAAGAGGCCGCCCAAGAATACGTCGACCGCCATCGTTCTGAAGAAGACCTCGGAGAGGGAGACAGTCCCGGTGAAGCAACAGCTCAGAACTAA
- a CDS encoding ribbon-helix-helix domain-containing protein: MSEDMKTVSIYAPEDLVDDFDDKVWQMKADGEIDRDASRSEVIRHLMGEWAEGNSTSCSTAIVTAN, translated from the coding sequence ATGAGCGAGGACATGAAGACGGTCAGCATCTACGCGCCGGAGGACCTTGTCGATGATTTCGACGACAAGGTTTGGCAGATGAAGGCCGATGGTGAGATCGACCGCGACGCCTCAAGAAGTGAGGTCATCCGCCACTTGATGGGGGAATGGGCAGAGGGAAACTCGACGTCATGTTCGACAGCGATAGTGACAGCTAACTAA
- a CDS encoding Cdc6/Cdc18 family protein produces the protein MISRTDVFKDSWPPTELPNRNDELEHLSRRLGPTTHGDEGEDVLIYGSSGVGKTATTRHFLTRKLPNYSDTKWAEISCGDKTRNMLLEEAAAKHPDDITVHLNWRPSRLKAALERVVDGDPYILVLDEADSIADHEILADFADIEGVSVIVITHGRTEWLGNLNNTVIGNFELDSTIRFTPYSTDELVEILEPRIRKGLNYDAFTAGQRNRIADETNGVARYGIKAVWAAAEIATERGHDTVTDRDVDDCFPRAKAKMRESNLGSLSYSHRVIYELIRRVGPTVRKPVLEEIYSLHSEEIYADRHRDPVTWRQVRNYLEKLEKYDLIERKGATRNRRYAVTDPDLEASVDLDFVFLTA, from the coding sequence ATGATTTCGAGAACGGACGTCTTCAAAGATTCGTGGCCGCCTACGGAGCTCCCAAACCGGAACGACGAACTTGAACATCTCTCACGCCGGCTCGGCCCGACCACCCACGGCGACGAAGGTGAGGACGTCCTAATCTATGGCTCGAGTGGTGTCGGAAAGACTGCGACTACCCGCCACTTTCTCACACGAAAGCTGCCGAACTACTCCGATACAAAGTGGGCCGAGATCAGCTGTGGCGATAAGACGCGCAACATGCTCCTGGAGGAAGCCGCGGCGAAACACCCCGACGATATCACCGTCCACCTGAACTGGCGACCGAGTCGGTTGAAAGCCGCGCTCGAGCGTGTCGTCGACGGCGACCCGTATATTCTCGTCCTTGACGAGGCCGACTCGATCGCCGATCACGAAATCCTCGCCGATTTTGCGGATATCGAGGGTGTCTCCGTGATCGTTATCACCCACGGCCGGACCGAGTGGTTAGGGAATCTAAATAATACGGTCATCGGCAACTTCGAACTCGACTCGACGATTCGGTTTACCCCCTACAGCACTGACGAACTTGTCGAGATCCTCGAGCCACGGATCCGAAAGGGGCTGAACTACGATGCGTTCACCGCTGGTCAACGGAACCGAATTGCGGATGAGACCAACGGGGTTGCGCGGTACGGGATCAAAGCCGTGTGGGCTGCCGCCGAGATCGCGACGGAGCGCGGTCACGATACCGTCACTGATCGGGACGTCGACGACTGCTTCCCGCGGGCGAAGGCGAAAATGCGCGAGTCGAATCTCGGGAGCCTATCGTACAGTCACCGCGTGATCTATGAGTTAATTCGTCGGGTTGGACCGACGGTCCGAAAGCCAGTTCTGGAGGAAATCTACAGCTTGCATTCCGAGGAGATCTACGCCGATCGCCACCGTGATCCGGTGACTTGGCGGCAGGTGCGAAACTATCTTGAGAAACTCGAAAAATACGACTTGATCGAGCGCAAAGGTGCGACGAGAAACCGGCGGTATGCCGTGACCGATCCCGACCTCGAGGCGAGTGTTGATCTCGATTTCGTGTTTCTGACTGCTTAG
- a CDS encoding type II toxin-antitoxin system VapC family toxin — MKLFVDTNIFVAATLNETERGDIATKFLNLDRELSTTMFNLMEFRTVLAKKKRLDQDQVEQLLENLWDRVTVYRPDSNDLLKSYSVQERTLLYPMDCIILTTAEETDGVLVTFDSELVENGAVSPEEFLD; from the coding sequence ATGAAGCTTTTCGTCGATACGAATATTTTCGTCGCCGCGACACTCAACGAAACAGAACGCGGCGATATCGCAACGAAATTCCTTAATTTGGATCGTGAGCTGTCGACGACGATGTTCAATCTGATGGAGTTTCGGACCGTCTTGGCGAAGAAAAAACGGCTCGATCAAGACCAGGTTGAGCAACTCCTCGAGAATCTCTGGGATCGGGTGACGGTCTACCGGCCAGATTCCAATGACCTCCTCAAATCCTATTCAGTCCAAGAGCGAACGCTACTGTATCCAATGGACTGTATTATCCTCACGACGGCAGAAGAGACGGACGGGGTTCTCGTCACGTTTGACTCTGAACTGGTCGAGAACGGGGCTGTCTCGCCAGAAGAGTTCTTGGATTGA
- a CDS encoding SWIM zinc finger family protein, translating into MAAAESAHDPTAGIDEATLTRDRRGAEQSMGIWPIADGLWGVGTGAGTEYSEYLVDLKEGRCTCDDWRYRGVPGSGQIARCKHASRILQATGRIELPVDADPSPELEAQRSRWSE; encoded by the coding sequence ATGGCGGCTGCCGAATCCGCCCACGATCCTACAGCCGGAATCGACGAGGCCACCCTCACCCGCGACCGTCGCGGCGCCGAGCAGTCGATGGGTATCTGGCCGATCGCCGACGGCCTGTGGGGTGTCGGGACCGGCGCCGGCACGGAGTACTCCGAGTATTTGGTGGACCTAAAAGAAGGCCGGTGTACGTGCGACGATTGGCGATATCGTGGTGTGCCCGGAAGTGGACAGATCGCTCGGTGCAAGCACGCGAGTAGAATCCTCCAGGCGACCGGTCGGATCGAGCTGCCCGTCGATGCTGATCCGAGCCCGGAGCTAGAAGCCCAGCGCTCGAGGTGGTCCGAATGA
- a CDS encoding J domain-containing protein, producing MSSQQYADGGLRLDWPAGYDRSDSDDREPYPGNLSVSHKQAFESIVEELERWGKTDVQIETASQHYANDPNIPHKSDDPDDVGVVAYYRDLEARADEQSAIACDSWETQRENARAIALWVRRIRLADRCGVETARDIDEVAQLPPADEEAIAAPPASSGDELDQEPHEILEVSPGASEDVIRAAARRKSANVHPDGEDGDVQEYKRIQKAKEAMQTS from the coding sequence ATGAGTAGCCAGCAGTACGCCGACGGAGGTCTCCGCCTCGACTGGCCCGCCGGCTACGATCGGAGCGACTCGGACGACCGCGAACCGTATCCCGGGAACCTCTCCGTCAGCCACAAGCAGGCTTTCGAGAGCATCGTCGAGGAACTCGAGCGTTGGGGAAAGACCGACGTCCAGATCGAGACGGCCAGCCAGCACTATGCGAACGACCCGAACATTCCGCACAAGTCCGACGATCCCGACGACGTCGGCGTCGTGGCTTACTACCGCGACCTCGAGGCCCGGGCCGACGAGCAGTCGGCGATCGCGTGCGACAGCTGGGAAACGCAGCGGGAGAACGCCCGCGCCATCGCGCTGTGGGTTCGCCGCATTCGCCTCGCCGATCGCTGTGGTGTCGAGACGGCGCGCGATATCGACGAAGTCGCACAGCTACCGCCCGCCGACGAGGAGGCGATCGCGGCGCCGCCGGCCTCGAGCGGAGACGAGCTTGACCAGGAGCCCCACGAAATCCTCGAGGTCTCCCCCGGCGCGTCGGAGGACGTCATTCGGGCAGCGGCTCGAAGAAAGTCGGCGAACGTCCATCCCGACGGGGAGGATGGTGACGTCCAGGAGTACAAGCGAATTCAGAAAGCGAAAGAGGCGATGCAGACTTCCTGA
- a CDS encoding HalOD1 output domain-containing protein encodes MHRNSLHDLSITVVELVAQEEGVSPTDLKPPLQEKIDTEALNLVIKSISGDGYVQFHYYGYEIRADGNGEVEIVSVSGDKKKNV; translated from the coding sequence ATGCACCGGAACTCACTTCATGATCTCTCGATTACTGTTGTGGAATTGGTCGCACAAGAAGAAGGTGTTTCACCTACTGATCTCAAACCACCCCTACAGGAAAAGATAGATACAGAAGCATTGAACCTGGTTATCAAATCAATTTCTGGTGACGGCTATGTACAGTTCCACTATTACGGATATGAGATCAGGGCAGATGGAAATGGTGAAGTAGAAATAGTGTCTGTATCTGGTGATAAAAAGAAAAATGTATAG
- a CDS encoding DUF7344 domain-containing protein: MSDDKCISDEDNIGCNIADGIDTANVIQDTNDRLELNIIFQTLGSERRRNVLYLTKVNEAIKLEPLAKKSAAMKKGTKPNNVSEKKVFAMRSKLHHSDLPKLIDAGFIEYDQRSRVVVYSEYPPLLKYLLSLCAQIDDLPEWV; this comes from the coding sequence ATGTCGGACGATAAATGCATTAGCGATGAGGATAACATCGGGTGTAATATTGCAGACGGAATTGACACTGCGAATGTCATCCAAGATACAAATGACCGACTCGAATTAAATATAATTTTTCAAACACTTGGGAGCGAACGTCGGAGAAACGTCCTCTATTTAACAAAAGTAAATGAAGCAATCAAGCTAGAACCGCTTGCGAAAAAATCAGCGGCTATGAAGAAAGGGACGAAACCGAATAATGTGTCTGAAAAGAAGGTTTTTGCCATGAGATCTAAACTGCACCATTCTGACCTTCCCAAGTTGATTGATGCTGGTTTTATCGAATATGATCAACGAAGTAGGGTTGTGGTCTATAGTGAATATCCGCCACTTCTCAAATACCTTCTGAGTCTCTGTGCACAGATAGACGACTTACCTGAATGGGTTTGA